In Silene latifolia isolate original U9 population chromosome X, ASM4854445v1, whole genome shotgun sequence, the following proteins share a genomic window:
- the LOC141620042 gene encoding uncharacterized protein LOC141620042: MKKPELSGRMVKWSVHLSGYDLKFEPQTAIKSQALADFVSDFSPTLQEQADSEILTLSEAKGEQVWELDVDGASNIKRAGVGLVLKSPQREQIIQAVRCEFKATNNEAEYEALILGLQLALEMQVNYIKVYSDSQLIVNHVNNVYTARDPKMVAYLEVAKELKLRFASFHIQQIPRDQNVEADALATLGAAFTPGAVGSIPFIHVMKPAIRQNEQQNASKAATTQWTYEAGILCTATLQEETDD, from the coding sequence ATGAAGAAACCCGAACTGTCAGGGAGAATGGTTAAGTGGTCTGTCCACCTAAGTGGGTACGACCTGAAATTTGAACCCCAAACAGCCATAAAGTCCCAAGCCCTAGCTGACTTCGTGTCAGACTTTAGCCCCACCCTTCAAGAACAAGCCGACAGTGAAATATTGACCCTAAGTGAGGCTAAAGGGGAGCAGGTATGGGAATTAGatgttgatggggcatccaatatAAAGAGAGCAGGGGTAGGGCTGGTCCTGAAATCACCTCAGAGGGAACAGATAATACAGGCAGTACGGTGTGAGTTCAAAGCAACGAATAACGAGGCTGAGTACGAGGCCCTAATCTTAGGACTCCAATTAGCCTTAGAAATGCAAGTCAACTACATCAAGGTGTATAGTGACTCCCAACTGATTGTCAACCACGTGAATAACGTGTATACGGCCAGGGATCCTAAAATGGTAGCCTACCTGGAAGTGGCGAAGGAGCTCAAACTCCGCTTTGCCTCCTTCCACATCCAGCAAATTCCAAGGGACCAGAATGTTGAAGCAGATGCTCTCGCCACCCTGGGAGCAGCCTTCACTCCAGGGGCAGTGGGTTCTATACCATTCATACATGTCATGAAACCTGCCATACGCCAGAATGAACAACAGAACGCCAGTAAGGCTGCAACCACCCAGTGGACATATGAAGCAGGGATACTGTGTACTGCCACACTCCAGGAAGAAACTGATGATTAG